One Actinosynnema pretiosum DNA segment encodes these proteins:
- a CDS encoding SRPBCC domain-containing protein translates to MTTTRVQRTVRAPRAAVYRALLDGEAVGRWMVPNGMSSEVRAFDAREGGEFRISLTYDDPSTTAGKTSDRVDSYGGRFTRLVQDTEVVQVVEFDTDDPDTAGEMVLTFTLVDVEGGTQVTGVHENLPPSVRPEDNEHGWAMSLGKLAALVEEREQGRQRGNA, encoded by the coding sequence ATGACGACGACCCGCGTGCAGCGCACCGTCCGAGCCCCACGAGCAGCCGTGTACCGGGCCCTGCTCGACGGCGAGGCGGTGGGCCGCTGGATGGTCCCCAACGGCATGAGCAGCGAGGTGCGGGCCTTCGACGCCAGGGAGGGCGGCGAGTTCCGGATCAGCCTCACCTACGACGACCCGAGCACGACGGCGGGCAAGACCAGCGACCGGGTGGACAGCTACGGCGGTCGCTTCACGCGGCTGGTCCAGGACACCGAGGTGGTCCAGGTGGTCGAGTTCGACACGGACGACCCGGACACGGCGGGGGAGATGGTGCTGACGTTCACGCTGGTGGACGTCGAGGGCGGCACGCAGGTCACCGGCGTGCACGAGAACCTGCCGCCGAGCGTGCGGCCCGAGGACAACGAGCACGGCTGGGCGATGTCGCTGGGCAAGCTCGCGGCGCTCGTGGAGGAGCGGGAGCAGGGGCGGCAGCGGGGGAACGCCTAG
- a CDS encoding putative bifunctional diguanylate cyclase/phosphodiesterase, which translates to MTLELLSAGLPGLATLSAVGNRVPSVLAALAAGFAEQAVAHGAARSARTPRPRAESVPLATPCGAAVRVPVDGPPATPAAPEDLDEDDDEQPHHCSPADDDVDDLSGAGTGDEPPTGAKTAPAPETAPGGPHRRRAGADAPPTGAGAVDQNSPWQAPTGAGLPDADPTNNNLPDAELPGGPAAGLPMAESVLLAAKAGIVEEAARIGVASVTFEGSVLEANDALADILNRARGTLTGVDLLELVHPADRGAVVADLVGLACGGTAALSGQRRLLRPDGEVAWAALTTAPLRPPGREPYAVVVVEDRTDVSLLQGQLNHQSLHDVLTWLPNRQYFTSRLERALRTADPATGVTVYHLDLDGFSRINGGLGRAVGDHVLKTAASRLFEAVPGENTMIARFGADEFAVLVENVAGTPDVVTTVRLINERLGEPLEVAGQEIALSATIGVVHRPAPGTPPAELLEAADLALRRARGLGSRQWALADPELDGADRRDFALAATMPGAWRRGELEVRYRPVVRLADAGVVAAEAVLRWRHPVLGVLPHARCARLAEETGFAVPLGALVLRAACERAAEWARDGAELPVRVALSGEQAADQDLVGSALRALEETGLPRRLLRVAVPARVLFERDEAADNLRVLADAGVGAEVDDFPVAPGELAALEAFPVRAVRVRAGLEVAHPSAVKALTDLLGVLGEAGVEVSVDGLATAERSRWWREVGAETGTGPLFPKRAR; encoded by the coding sequence GTGACGCTGGAGCTGCTGAGCGCCGGGTTACCGGGGCTGGCCACCCTGTCGGCGGTCGGCAACCGCGTCCCCTCGGTGCTGGCGGCGCTCGCCGCCGGGTTCGCCGAGCAGGCGGTGGCGCACGGCGCGGCGAGGTCCGCGCGCACCCCGAGGCCCCGCGCGGAGAGCGTCCCCCTGGCGACCCCGTGCGGCGCGGCGGTCCGGGTCCCGGTCGACGGGCCGCCCGCCACACCCGCCGCGCCGGAGGACTTGGACGAGGACGACGACGAGCAGCCGCACCACTGCTCGCCCGCCGACGACGACGTCGACGACCTGAGCGGCGCCGGGACCGGCGACGAGCCGCCGACCGGCGCGAAAACCGCCCCCGCGCCGGAGACCGCTCCCGGCGGGCCCCACCGCAGGCGGGCGGGCGCCGACGCCCCGCCCACCGGCGCGGGCGCCGTCGACCAGAACTCCCCCTGGCAGGCCCCCACCGGCGCGGGCCTGCCCGACGCGGACCCCACCAACAACAACCTCCCCGACGCCGAACTCCCCGGCGGTCCGGCGGCCGGGCTCCCGATGGCCGAGTCGGTGCTGCTGGCGGCCAAGGCCGGGATCGTGGAGGAGGCCGCCCGGATCGGGGTGGCCTCGGTGACGTTCGAGGGCAGCGTCCTGGAGGCCAACGACGCGCTCGCGGACATCCTCAACCGCGCCCGCGGCACGCTGACCGGCGTCGACCTGCTCGAACTCGTGCACCCCGCGGACCGGGGCGCGGTCGTGGCCGACCTGGTGGGCCTGGCCTGCGGCGGCACGGCGGCGCTGTCCGGGCAGCGCAGGCTGCTCCGCCCGGACGGCGAGGTCGCGTGGGCCGCGCTGACCACCGCGCCGCTGCGACCACCCGGCCGGGAGCCCTACGCGGTGGTGGTCGTGGAGGACCGGACCGACGTGAGCCTGCTCCAGGGGCAGCTCAACCACCAGTCGCTGCACGACGTGCTGACCTGGCTGCCGAACCGGCAGTACTTCACCAGCAGGCTGGAGCGGGCGCTGCGCACAGCCGACCCGGCGACCGGCGTCACCGTCTACCACCTGGACCTGGACGGGTTCTCCCGGATCAACGGCGGCCTCGGCCGGGCGGTCGGCGACCACGTGCTCAAGACCGCCGCGTCCCGGCTGTTCGAGGCGGTGCCCGGTGAGAACACGATGATCGCGCGGTTCGGGGCGGACGAGTTCGCGGTGCTCGTGGAGAACGTCGCGGGCACGCCGGACGTGGTGACCACGGTGCGGCTGATCAACGAGCGGCTCGGGGAGCCGCTGGAGGTCGCGGGGCAGGAGATCGCGCTGTCCGCCACGATCGGGGTGGTGCACCGGCCCGCGCCGGGGACCCCGCCCGCCGAGCTGCTGGAGGCGGCCGACCTCGCGCTGCGGCGGGCGCGCGGGCTGGGCAGCAGGCAGTGGGCGCTGGCCGATCCGGAGCTGGACGGGGCGGACCGGCGGGACTTCGCCCTCGCGGCGACCATGCCCGGCGCGTGGCGGCGCGGGGAGCTGGAGGTCCGGTACCGGCCGGTGGTGCGGTTGGCGGACGCGGGGGTGGTGGCGGCCGAGGCGGTGCTGCGGTGGCGGCACCCGGTCCTCGGGGTGCTGCCGCACGCCCGGTGCGCGAGGTTGGCCGAGGAGACCGGGTTCGCGGTGCCCCTCGGGGCGCTGGTGCTGCGGGCGGCGTGCGAGCGGGCCGCCGAGTGGGCGCGGGACGGGGCGGAGCTGCCGGTGCGGGTGGCGCTCAGCGGTGAGCAGGCCGCGGACCAGGACCTGGTGGGGTCGGCGCTGCGGGCGCTGGAGGAGACCGGGCTGCCCCGGCGGCTGCTGCGGGTCGCGGTGCCCGCGCGGGTGCTGTTCGAGCGGGACGAGGCCGCGGACAACCTGCGGGTGCTCGCCGACGCGGGCGTGGGCGCGGAGGTCGACGACTTCCCGGTGGCTCCGGGCGAGCTGGCCGCGCTGGAGGCGTTCCCGGTGCGGGCGGTCCGGGTGCGCGCCGGGCTGGAGGTGGCGCACCCGAGCGCGGTGAAGGCGCTGACCGACCTGCTCGGGGTGCTCGGGGAGGCCGGGGTGGAGGTGTCCGTCGACGGGCTGGCCACGGCCGAGCGGAGCCGGTGGTGGCGCGAGGTGGGCGCGGAGACCGGGACCGGACCGCTGTTCCCCAAGCGGGCGCGGTGA
- a CDS encoding ABC transporter ATP-binding protein has translation MIRFEQVSITYPDAPAPVLSDVDLVVPEGELCLVVGRTGSGKSTLLRAANGLVPHFSGGELTGRVLVAGRDTRDHPPRELADVVGLVAQDPWSGFVTDSVEEELAYSMESLALPNPVMRKRVEETLDLLGLADLRDRPLSALSGGQQQRVAIGAALTAHPSALVLDEPTSALDPGAAEDVLAALLRLVHDLGMTVLVAEHRLERVAQYADRVVLVRDGRVSAGAPSEVLAGSAVAPPVVRLGALAGWSPVPVSVRDARRAAGGLRERLAGVAPPEDAPVGGPPVLRAEGVRVGYPGVDAVRGVDLAVRAGERVALMGRNGSGKSSLLWAVQGSGSRAAGKVLVLGADGGADPADLEPGERRELVGLVPQQPADLLYLHDVAAECAQADRESGRGAGTCRALLDGLAPGVPAGAHPRDLSEGQRLALVLAIALTAEPRAVLLDEPTRGLDVTAKRRLVEVLRGLSERGAAVVLATHDVEFAAECATRVVVLAGGEVVADGPTPEVVTSSPVFAPQVSKVLAPGRWLTVEQVEGALR, from the coding sequence GTGATCCGCTTCGAGCAGGTGTCGATCACCTACCCGGACGCCCCCGCGCCCGTCCTGTCCGACGTGGACCTGGTGGTGCCGGAGGGCGAGCTGTGCCTGGTCGTCGGCCGGACCGGGTCGGGCAAGTCGACGCTGCTGCGCGCCGCGAACGGCCTGGTCCCGCACTTCAGCGGCGGCGAGCTGACCGGCCGGGTGCTGGTGGCGGGCCGCGACACCCGCGACCACCCGCCGCGCGAGCTGGCGGACGTGGTCGGGCTGGTGGCGCAGGACCCGTGGTCGGGGTTCGTGACCGACTCGGTGGAGGAGGAGCTGGCCTACTCGATGGAGTCGCTGGCCCTGCCGAACCCGGTGATGCGCAAGCGCGTCGAGGAGACCCTGGACCTGCTGGGCCTGGCCGACCTGCGCGACCGCCCGCTGTCGGCGCTGTCCGGCGGGCAGCAGCAGCGGGTGGCGATCGGGGCGGCGCTGACCGCGCACCCGAGCGCGCTGGTGCTGGACGAGCCGACGTCGGCGCTGGACCCCGGCGCGGCCGAGGACGTGCTGGCGGCGCTGCTGCGGCTGGTGCACGACCTGGGCATGACGGTGCTGGTCGCCGAGCACCGGTTGGAGCGGGTGGCGCAGTACGCGGACCGGGTGGTGCTGGTGCGGGACGGCCGGGTGAGCGCGGGCGCCCCCTCGGAGGTGCTGGCCGGGTCGGCGGTCGCGCCGCCGGTGGTGCGGCTGGGCGCGCTGGCCGGGTGGTCGCCGGTCCCGGTGTCGGTGCGCGACGCCCGGCGGGCGGCGGGTGGGCTGCGCGAGCGGCTGGCCGGGGTGGCGCCGCCAGAGGACGCGCCGGTGGGCGGTCCGCCCGTCCTGCGCGCCGAGGGCGTCCGGGTCGGGTATCCGGGGGTGGACGCGGTGCGCGGGGTGGACCTGGCGGTCCGCGCGGGCGAGCGGGTGGCGCTGATGGGGCGCAACGGGTCGGGCAAGTCCAGCCTGCTGTGGGCGGTGCAGGGCAGCGGGAGCCGGGCGGCGGGGAAGGTGCTGGTGCTCGGCGCGGACGGCGGGGCGGACCCGGCGGACCTGGAGCCGGGTGAGCGCCGGGAGCTGGTCGGGCTGGTGCCGCAGCAGCCCGCCGACCTGCTGTACCTGCACGACGTGGCGGCCGAGTGCGCGCAGGCGGACCGCGAGTCGGGCCGCGGGGCGGGGACGTGCCGCGCGCTGCTGGACGGCCTGGCGCCGGGCGTGCCCGCCGGGGCGCACCCGCGCGACCTGTCGGAGGGGCAGCGGCTGGCGCTGGTGCTGGCGATCGCGCTGACCGCCGAGCCGCGCGCGGTGCTGCTGGACGAGCCGACCAGGGGTCTGGACGTGACGGCGAAGCGGCGGCTGGTCGAGGTGCTGCGCGGGCTGTCGGAGCGGGGCGCGGCGGTGGTGCTGGCGACGCACGACGTGGAGTTCGCGGCCGAGTGCGCGACCAGGGTGGTGGTGCTGGCGGGCGGCGAGGTGGTGGCGGACGGCCCGACGCCGGAGGTGGTGACCTCGTCGCCGGTGTTCGCGCCGCAGGTGTCGAAGGTCCTCGCGCCGGGCCGGTGGCTCACGGTGGAGCAGGTCGAGGGGGCGCTGCGGTGA
- a CDS encoding ECF transporter S component encodes MSAAPVRIGPRAVAALLVAGAISLIAFGWPLLVEPGAGIARSTDAPWLFALLLPLVIAVVLAELSEGGLDSKAVAVLGVLSALGAAVRPLGAGTAGVETVFFLLVLGGRVFGPGFGFALGSTTLFASALLTGGVGPWLPYQMIGAAWVGLGAGLLPRCRGWRELLVLSGYGAVAGLGYGLLLNLSFWPFALGAHSDLSFQPGEPVWSNLTRLALFSLATSLGWDVGRAITTALLVATTGPVLLRTMRRAARRAAFTR; translated from the coding sequence GTGAGCGCGGCGCCGGTCCGGATCGGCCCGAGGGCAGTGGCGGCGCTGCTGGTGGCGGGCGCGATCAGCCTGATCGCGTTCGGCTGGCCGCTGCTGGTGGAACCGGGCGCGGGGATCGCGCGCTCGACCGACGCGCCGTGGCTGTTCGCCCTGCTGCTGCCGCTGGTGATCGCGGTGGTGCTGGCCGAGCTGAGCGAGGGCGGCCTGGACTCGAAGGCGGTCGCCGTGCTGGGCGTGCTGTCCGCGCTGGGCGCGGCGGTGCGACCGCTGGGGGCGGGCACGGCGGGCGTGGAGACGGTGTTCTTCCTGCTGGTGCTGGGCGGTCGGGTGTTCGGCCCCGGTTTCGGCTTCGCGCTGGGCAGCACGACCCTGTTCGCGTCGGCGCTGCTGACCGGCGGGGTGGGGCCGTGGCTGCCGTACCAGATGATCGGCGCGGCCTGGGTGGGCCTCGGCGCGGGGCTGCTGCCGCGCTGCCGGGGGTGGCGGGAGCTGCTGGTGCTGTCCGGGTACGGGGCGGTGGCCGGGCTCGGGTACGGGCTGCTGCTGAACCTGTCGTTCTGGCCGTTCGCGCTGGGCGCGCACAGCGACCTGTCGTTCCAGCCCGGCGAGCCGGTGTGGTCGAACCTGACCAGGCTGGCGCTGTTCAGCCTGGCCACGTCGCTGGGCTGGGACGTGGGGCGGGCGATCACCACGGCCCTGCTCGTGGCGACCACCGGCCCGGTGCTGCTGCGCACGATGCGCAGGGCGGCCCGCAGAGCCGCGTTCACCCGCTGA